A segment of the Aureliella helgolandensis genome:
AATGCGTGTGGCTCGTACTCGACGCAGCCCAAGCCCTGGGAATGCCGCCAGCGATGTTGCGAGGGTGGGCAACGGGGCTAACCGATAACGCCCTGGAATATGGTTTTGACGAGGAACACGGGGGGCTGTTCTACACCGGGCCTCTCTCAAAACCGAGCGATGATCGCAAGAAGGAGTGGTGGACTCAGTCCGAAGCTTTAGTAGCCTTGCTGACGATGCAGCAATTCACGGGTGATCGCAAGTATCGCGAAGCGTTTGACCGCACCTTTGATTTCGTTACCACCTACCAAATCGCATCGCAGGGAGGTTGGTGGGCGACTCTCAATCCCGATGGATCACTAGTGGAGCATCCCAGTCGTAGTAGCATGTGGCACGGAGCCTACCACAATGGTCGCGCTCTTTTGTTGTGCGAACAGTTGCTCCGAAACGCTGAACCAACCCCATAGCCGGTGGCCTGTTTTTCCAAGACTTGCGCAACTGAATGACTTGGAGCATAATTGCGCAGTGTAGACAATGCCATGTTTCCCACCGCATTGCGATGCCATATAGATCTGGAGCTCAGACCAGGTAGTTTTGGACCAAATCACTGAACGTCGCTACCTGCTCTGCCTGCCACTCGGGCCCCTTATCGAGCAGTGGGGCCATGATGGCTGCAGTCTGCTCGGCGGCGGCCAATGCCTCCGCAGCGTTCAGAAGCAGCAAACGCGTGCGGCGCGATAAGACATCTTCCACCGTGCGAGCCATCTCATGCTCGACCGCCCACGCCACTTGCGCGACCATGACTCTCTCACTGGCTGACAGGTTGCCCGCCAGCTTGGGATCGCGCACCGCCATTTCTCGGATTGCGGGCGCGTCGGAACCATACACGCGCAACCCATCATCCGGCGAGGCGACCTGTTCGGTCGACTGCAACTCCTCACCAGCAGGAGCACCGTGTAACTTGGCATAAGCGGTTCTCGATGCATGCTTGGGAAGATTGCCAACCTTCTCTACCAGATCCGTCACGTCTTCCCCCATCTTGCGATAGGTTGTCCACTTTCCACCGATCACGGAAATGACTCCACTTTCAGACACATGAATCTCATGCTCACGAGAGAGGCTGGCCGAACTCTGTTTGGAGTTGGAACTGCCCACCAGCGGACGCAAGCCAGCAAATACCGACCTGACATCCTCACGCCGAGGCGCCTGGGTTAGATAGCGGGCGGTGTGCGCCAACATGTAGTCAATCTCGGCATCGGTCGGTCGAGGTTCGCGGTCGATCTTCTCAACTTGAATATCGGTGGTTCCGATCAGAGTTTGACCATTCCAGGGGATCGCGAACAAAACTCGGCCATCATCCGTCTCAGGAATCAACATGGCGGTGTCCCCTGGCAAGAAATGACGGTCGAGGACCAAATGCGACCCGCGACTCGGGACGATGTGCGGGGCATCGGGATTCTGCTTGGGGAATTTGGCAGCTGCCGTGTCGAGTTGCATGATGGCGCCGCCGAAGACCCCCGTTGCATTGACAAACACGCGTCCCTGCACTTCATGCTCCTGCCCTGTCTCCTCATCGCGAACCACTGCTGAATTCGTCCGACCGTTGAAACGTCCCAACTTGATCACCGGCATGTAGTTGCAAGCCACTCCACCTTGATCCACGATAGATTGGGCTAGGGAGATGGACAATCGCGCGTCATCGAATTGGCCATCGGAGTAAAGCACACCACCACGCAGGCGCGAGCGATCCAGTGTCGGAATCAGTTCCGTGGCTTGATCGGTACTCAGGAGCTGGGACGGTGCAAATCCTTGTTTTCCCGCCAACAGGTCGTAGGCTTTCAAACCAGCGTAGTAGAACCAACTCTCTCCAGTCCTGTAAGTAGGTATCACAAACTGAAGAGGATGCACCACATGGGGCGCATTGGCTAACAAGCGTCCGCGTTCATGGAGCGATTCGCGTACCATGCGGACTTGCCCGTTTCGCAGATAGCGGACACCACCATGCACCAATTTGGTCGAACGACTGGAGGTACCCTTTGCAAAATCGTGCGATTCCACCAGCAGCGTCTTAAGACCTCGGCTGAGAGCATCGAGGGCCACGCCCAGACCGGTTGCTCCGCCACCGATTACCACGACATCCCACTGGTTGGAGCGGTCCGAAAGGGCCGCTAGCATCTGATCACGATTCATAGGTTTCGACTATCTAGAAGGTTGTGTTGTCAGGCAAAGTACGGTGGCGGCATGGTCGGACGATTGCAGATGCAATTCTAGCCTAGCCGGGCTCGCCATGGGTTTGCGGTGTTTCGAGCGCAACGGACAGTTAATTTTTTGCAGGACGCTTTTTACTACTGGAACAATCCACTCCTGGACCCAAGGGGGCTTTAACGTCACACTCGCTGAGCGAGAGGCGATGCTACCTCCGCGGTTTCAACTCCATTAATGTCTGGTCGAGCGAGGCCCAGTATCACCAGCTAAACAGGCTACTGCATCGTTTGGAATGCCCATTTCGGTGTGCCTAGCAAACGGTTGACTTGCCGGCCCCCCTTGCCCAGCGACTTGTCGCACCGCCGAAGTACTCGGTATGCCTACGCCCAATTCTTGGAACGCTCTAGCGCTTTGTGCCACCCCGCGCGCAGCTCCTTGACCTGGCTGGCTTTCATGCTGGGCTCAAACGTCCGATCAATTTGCCATTTTTCAGCCAATTCTGACTTGTCTTTCCAGACTCCAACTCCCAGCCCCGCCAAGTAAGCGGCTCCCAGGGCCGTCGATTCGAACACTTTAGGGCGTACCACGGGCACTCCTAAAATATCGGCTTGAAATTGCATCAGCAAGTCATTCATGGCGGCTCCGCCATCCACGCGAAGCGACTTAATTTTAAGCTTCGCGTCGGACTTCATGGCATCCAAGACATCGGCCGTTTGGTAGGCGATGGCTTCCAAGGCAGCGCGCGCAATGTGGGCGCCGGTGGCTCCACGCGTTAGCCCTGCGATGGAGCCACGCGCGTACGCATCCCAGTGAGGAGCCCCCAGTCCCGCGAAGGCTGGCACGAGGTACACGCCGCCATTGTCCGGCACTTGCGCCGCCAACGCCTCTACGTCCGAAGAGCGTTTGATAATTCCCAAACCATCCCGCAGCCATTGCACGACTGCACCGGCGACGAAGATGCTCCCTTCAAAGGCGTACTCCGCTTGGGCACCAATCTTCCAAGCGGTCGTGGAGAGCAAGTTGTTGGTCGACGGCTTGGATTTTTTGCCGGTGTTCATGAGCATGAAGCACCCGGTGCCATAGGTATTTTTGACCATGCCAGGTTCGGTACACATCTGCCCGAAGAGTGCCGCATGCTGGTCGCCAGCCACGCCAGCTACTGGAATGGAGGCTCCTAAGATCGATGCCTTGGTCTCGCACAGCACTTCGCTGGAAGAGCGTACTTCCGGCAACACTGCGGCGGGTACTTTCAACGCCTTCAGCAGCTGGCCATCCCATTCACCGGTATGGATGTCGAACAGCATCGTGCGAGACGCGTTTGTGAAATCGGTCAGATGCACGGCCCCCGCTTCGGCGGTTCCTCCGGTGAGCTTCCACATCAACCAGGTATCGATCGTCCCGAACGCTAGTTCTCCCGCCTTGGCCGCCTCCCGCGCGCCACTGACGTTATCGAGCAACCAAGCGAGTTTGGTACCGGAAAAATAAGCGTCGATCACCAAGCCGGTGGCTGCGGTCAAATGCTCGGCCGATTTACTCTTCCGCAAGCGATCACAAGTCGCCGCCGTTCGACGATCCTGCCACACGATGGCATTGTGAATCGGTTGACCGGTCCGCCGATTCCACACAACCGTCGTTTCGCGTTGGTTGGTAATGCCGATCGCCGCAATTTGCCCCGGCTTGATCTTCGCTTTGCGGATCGCCGATTTGGCAACCGACAACTGACTCGTCCAAATCTCTTCCGGGTCGTGCTCGACCCAGCCTGGTTTCGGGAAGAACTGCGTGAACTCCTTTTGAGCTACCGCAATGATCTCTCCATCAGAGTTGAGGACTAGAGCACGCGAGCTGGTAGTGCCTTGGTCTAAGGCAAGCAAGAATTGAGACATGGAGCATTCTCTACGTGGAGACAGGGGTGAGGAGAATTTGGGGAGCAAGTACCCCGCTGGTTACCAAGAAGTGGAAGCGGGAGGCCACTTCCGCTCCTAGCCGGATACTGCCGGTCGGACGATGCAGTTCGCCACGGGCATGCAAGTACCATGTCCCACCTGCCTACTGGAGTGGCTGCAGCAGCCGAGCCAGTCGACGTGGCGGGCGCGGTGGAAAGATGCTGTTGCGCAGCAACAATTCCTGGGCCTTCTCCGCACTTTGCAGAAACTCTTGGCCTCGCCCGCGACCCCGTGAATTGGCGTGAGACTCGCTCAATAGCCTGGGGACCTACTTGGCCTCGAGTTCTTTGAGCATCTTCTTAAAACCTTCGACCAATTTTTCGCACACCGCATTCGGGCCGGTCATCTTGATGAAGTACTGTCCCGAATTTTCGGTGACGATGATCGCCCCCAGCATTCGGTAGTCCTTGCGAATGGTCGGTGGCACCCCGGCAAATGGAGGCGCTCCCATGGTATCCTTGAAACTACCTTGAATATCTACCCAGTGTACGGTGTTCTTGCCAACCTCGAATTTTTCAACTTTAGTTTTATCTTTGGGAGCATCCTGAAACTGTCCCTTCCAGCGTTCGATATTGGCGTCGATCGAACCGCCAGCCCCCATGATAGTGATGCGAGCCTGAGCTTCTTCGTCCTCTTTACCCTTGTCCTCCTTGGCGGGAGCCGAGAATTCATACTGCACAATGCGAGACTTGGGCTGTTCCTTTTTCCACTCAGCGGGCGCGGTGAGCGTTAACTTGCCATCGGCCAAAGCAATCGTGACGGGCTCAGCGGCGGTGGCCCGGGCGCTCTCCCCTGACACGGAGGAAACGGTCATCGTAAGGGCGAGAGGCAGGACTAGAAACGAGAGTAAGTATTTCATCGGAGGGTACTTCTATCGGTGGTCGTGAAAGGTAACAGAACTCTAGCATCAATAAGTGCCAGAGGGCTCGTTATTCTACAGGATGTGACCCCAGAAATGGTGAATCGGAAAACGAAAAAACGGGGCGCGATAGT
Coding sequences within it:
- a CDS encoding glycerol-3-phosphate dehydrogenase/oxidase; translation: MNRDQMLAALSDRSNQWDVVVIGGGATGLGVALDALSRGLKTLLVESHDFAKGTSSRSTKLVHGGVRYLRNGQVRMVRESLHERGRLLANAPHVVHPLQFVIPTYRTGESWFYYAGLKAYDLLAGKQGFAPSQLLSTDQATELIPTLDRSRLRGGVLYSDGQFDDARLSISLAQSIVDQGGVACNYMPVIKLGRFNGRTNSAVVRDEETGQEHEVQGRVFVNATGVFGGAIMQLDTAAAKFPKQNPDAPHIVPSRGSHLVLDRHFLPGDTAMLIPETDDGRVLFAIPWNGQTLIGTTDIQVEKIDREPRPTDAEIDYMLAHTARYLTQAPRREDVRSVFAGLRPLVGSSNSKQSSASLSREHEIHVSESGVISVIGGKWTTYRKMGEDVTDLVEKVGNLPKHASRTAYAKLHGAPAGEELQSTEQVASPDDGLRVYGSDAPAIREMAVRDPKLAGNLSASERVMVAQVAWAVEHEMARTVEDVLSRRTRLLLLNAAEALAAAEQTAAIMAPLLDKGPEWQAEQVATFSDLVQNYLV
- the glpK gene encoding glycerol kinase GlpK, whose translation is MSQFLLALDQGTTSSRALVLNSDGEIIAVAQKEFTQFFPKPGWVEHDPEEIWTSQLSVAKSAIRKAKIKPGQIAAIGITNQRETTVVWNRRTGQPIHNAIVWQDRRTAATCDRLRKSKSAEHLTAATGLVIDAYFSGTKLAWLLDNVSGAREAAKAGELAFGTIDTWLMWKLTGGTAEAGAVHLTDFTNASRTMLFDIHTGEWDGQLLKALKVPAAVLPEVRSSSEVLCETKASILGASIPVAGVAGDQHAALFGQMCTEPGMVKNTYGTGCFMLMNTGKKSKPSTNNLLSTTAWKIGAQAEYAFEGSIFVAGAVVQWLRDGLGIIKRSSDVEALAAQVPDNGGVYLVPAFAGLGAPHWDAYARGSIAGLTRGATGAHIARAALEAIAYQTADVLDAMKSDAKLKIKSLRVDGGAAMNDLLMQFQADILGVPVVRPKVFESTALGAAYLAGLGVGVWKDKSELAEKWQIDRTFEPSMKASQVKELRAGWHKALERSKNWA